The window ATTGTTGCTACCGCGCCTGCTCCTACTGTTCTTCCGCCTTCTCTTATGGCGAATCGGAGGCCTTCTTCGATGGCTATCGGAGTGATAAGTTCAATCGTCATCTCGATGTTGTCTCCAGGCATGCACATTTCA is drawn from Peptostreptococcaceae bacterium and contains these coding sequences:
- the tuf gene encoding elongation factor Tu (EF-Tu; promotes GTP-dependent binding of aminoacyl-tRNA to the A-site of ribosomes during protein biosynthesis; when the tRNA anticodon matches the mRNA codon, GTP hydrolysis results; the inactive EF-Tu-GDP leaves the ribosome and release of GDP is promoted by elongation factor Ts; many prokaryotes have two copies of the gene encoding EF-Tu); the protein is EMCMPGDNIEMTIELITPIAIEEGLRFAIREGGRTVGAGAVATIIE